A window of Sediminispirochaeta bajacaliforniensis DSM 16054 contains these coding sequences:
- a CDS encoding tripartite tricarboxylate transporter TctB family protein — MKKYNIGTAILLICVGIYVIHYSGGFDPIVNGTPGPGFWPRILGVLLIFVSTLLAVTTIFTRKQLADHLIDFKAKGFRQVVKLFAVMILFGVGLNFIGFLPSSLLFVVLVMWIMGVRSIPKICIASFAITISIYVIFAVALGLVLPKGKLFY; from the coding sequence GTGAAAAAATATAATATCGGAACCGCGATACTGCTCATCTGTGTCGGGATCTATGTGATTCATTATTCCGGCGGATTTGACCCAATTGTAAATGGAACCCCGGGACCAGGCTTCTGGCCGAGAATTCTTGGTGTCTTGCTCATTTTCGTCTCCACGCTGCTTGCTGTAACGACGATATTCACACGGAAACAACTTGCCGATCATCTGATTGATTTCAAGGCGAAGGGCTTTCGCCAGGTCGTTAAATTGTTTGCCGTGATGATTCTCTTCGGTGTTGGACTTAATTTTATCGGCTTTCTACCTTCGTCATTGCTTTTTGTTGTACTGGTTATGTGGATCATGGGCGTGCGAAGTATACCAAAGATCTGCATTGCAAGCTTTGCAATCACCATAAGCATTTATGTCATATTCGCAGTGGCTTTGGGCTTGGTTTTGCCCAAAGGGAAGC
- a CDS encoding tripartite tricarboxylate transporter substrate binding protein: MKKRVFLALIVTFLLFSGEVFANGEKEYPNQNINVIVQYSAGGGTDLSVRGVLDAAKETLPSGTNFAVSNVTGGAGLIGLNQVVTSPSDGYTLGVLNTDLVINYCLGRTKISVEDFEPIACALIDPFVLIAAADAPYTTFEEFIEYAKAHPNEIVIGETGMGAAPSLAVLAIEQFFDVKFKTVSYGGSADCVTAIVGGHINATIAQTVNAASQVQAGNLRFLASMSEERLSTYPDVPTMKESYADIDFFMPGFCIISAKADVDPAKVEYLRNVLRPAIDSDAFQKTLKTMGMQTINMDGAETKAFLADQLKLYSKLCKDISVK, translated from the coding sequence ATGAAGAAAAGAGTTTTCCTGGCCCTGATCGTAACATTCCTGCTGTTCTCCGGCGAGGTTTTCGCGAATGGAGAAAAGGAATACCCGAATCAGAACATCAACGTTATCGTTCAGTATTCTGCCGGCGGTGGAACGGACCTGTCCGTTCGTGGCGTTCTTGATGCAGCGAAGGAAACGCTTCCTTCCGGTACCAATTTTGCCGTTTCCAATGTTACCGGAGGTGCCGGCCTCATCGGACTGAACCAGGTTGTCACCTCTCCCTCCGACGGTTACACCCTCGGCGTGCTTAACACCGACCTCGTCATCAACTACTGCCTGGGGCGAACCAAGATTTCCGTAGAAGACTTTGAGCCTATTGCCTGCGCCCTGATCGATCCCTTTGTGCTGATTGCGGCTGCCGATGCGCCGTATACAACCTTCGAAGAGTTCATCGAATATGCAAAGGCTCATCCGAATGAGATTGTTATTGGAGAAACCGGAATGGGTGCGGCTCCCTCGCTTGCGGTCCTTGCCATCGAGCAGTTTTTCGATGTCAAGTTCAAGACGGTATCCTATGGAGGGAGTGCGGACTGCGTGACCGCCATCGTCGGCGGACATATCAATGCAACCATCGCCCAAACCGTCAATGCGGCATCGCAAGTTCAAGCCGGGAACCTCCGTTTCCTTGCATCGATGTCCGAAGAGCGGCTTTCCACCTACCCTGATGTGCCCACCATGAAAGAGAGTTATGCAGATATCGATTTCTTCATGCCCGGCTTCTGCATTATTTCTGCCAAGGCCGATGTAGATCCTGCAAAGGTGGAATATCTGCGAAACGTTTTACGGCCTGCAATCGATTCTGATGCATTCCAGAAAACGCTGAAAACCATGGGAATGCAGACAATCAATATGGATGGGGCGGAGACTAAGGCCTTCCTTGCCGATCAGCTGAAACTCTATTCGAAGCTTTGCAAGGATATCTCTGTCAAATAA